AGCCTTCGGCCACGATCGCCTCCACGCCAGCCAGGCGCACGCCCTTGGCGGCCCAGTCACGCGAGCTGCCCTGGCCATAGTCGGCACCGGCAATGATGATGAGCGGCTGCTTGCGGTCCATGTAGGTCTCGATCGCCTCCCACATGCGCATCACCTTGCCTTCCGGCTCCACGCGCGCCAGCGAACCCTGCTTCACGCTGCCGTCGTCGTTGCGCACCATCTCGTTGAACAGCTTCGGGTTGGCGAAGGTGGCGCGCTGCGCGGTCAGGTGGTCACCGCGGTGGGTGGCGTAGGAATTGAAGTCCTCTTCCGGCAGGCCCATCTTCGCCAGGTACTCACCGGCGGCACTGGACGCCAGGATCGCGTTGGACGGCGACAGGTGGTCGGTGGTGATGTTGTCCGGCAGCACCGCCAGCGCGCGCATGCCAGACAGCGTGCGCTCACCGGCCAGTGCGCCCTCCCAGTACGGCGGACGGCGGATGTAGGTGCTCTGCGGGCGCCAGTCATACAGCGGGCTGACCGCTGCGCCATGCTCCACGCGCACGTTGAACATCGGGTTGTAGACCTTGCGGAACTGCTCCGGCTTCACCGAAGCCTTCACCACCGCATCGATCTCGGCGTCACTCGGCCAGATGTCCTTCAGGCGCACTTCGTTGCCATCGGCATCCACGCCCAGCACGTCCTTCTCGATATCGAAGCGCACGGTGCCGGCGATGGCATAGGCGATCACCAGCGGCGGCGAGGCCAGGAAGGCCTGCTTCGCGTACGGGTGGATGCGGCCATCGAAGTTGCGGTTGCCCGACAGCACGGCGGTGGAATACAGGTCGCGATCGATGATCTCCTGCTGGATCGCCGGATCCAGCGCGCCACTCATGCCGTTGCAGGTGGTGCAGGCGAAGGCGACGATGCCGAAGCCGAGCTTTTCCAGGTCCGGCAGCAGGCCCGCCTCTTCCAGGTACAGCTGCACCGCCTTCGAGCCCGGCGCCAGCGACGACTTCACCCACGGCTTGCGCAGCAGGCCACGCTCGTTGGCCTTGCGCGCCAGCAGTGCGGCGGCGATCACGTTGCGCGGATTGGACGTATTGGTGCAGCTGGTGATGGCGGCGATGATCACCGCGCCATCGGGCATCAGCCCCTGCGCCTGCTCGGCCTTGCCCGCTTCCAGCTTGGCTTCGTCGGCAATGCCGCGCTCGGCCAGCTCGGCGGTGGCCACGCGCTTGTGCGGGTTGGACGGGCCGGCCATGTTGCGCACCACGCTGGACAGGTCGAAGCGCAGCACGCGCTCGTACTGCGCGGTGGCCAGATCATCAGCCCACAGGCCGGTGGTACGCGCGTAGTTCTCCACCAGCGCCACCTGCGATTCCTCGCGGCCGGTCAGGCGCAGGTAATCGATGGTCTGCCCGTCGATGTAGAACATCGCGGCGGTCGCGCCGTACTCCGGGCACATGTTGGAGATGGTGGCGCGGTCACCGATGGTCAGCGCCGCGGCACCCTCGCCGAAGAATTCAAGATACGCACCCACCACGCGTTCCTTGCGCAGGAACTCGGTCAGTGCCAGTACCACGTCGGTGGCAGTGATGCCCGGCTGCGGCCTGCCGGTCAGCTCGACACCGATGATGTCCGGCAGGCGCATCCATGACGCGCGCCCCAGCATCACGTTCTCGGCTTCCAGGCCGCCAACACCAATCGCGATCACGCCCAGCGCATCCACGTGCGGGGTATGGCTGTCGGTACCCACGCAGGTATCCGGGAAGGCCACGCCGTCCTGCACGTAGACCACCGGCGACATTTTCTCCAGGTTGATCTGGTGCATGATGCCGTTGCCCGGCGGAATCACGTCCACGTTCTCGAACGCCAGCTTGGTCCAGTCGATGAAGTGGAAACGGTCTTCATTGCGGCGATCTTCGATGGCGCGGTTCTTCTCGAACGCCTGCGGATCGAAACCTCCGCACTCCACCGCCAGCGAGTGATCGACGATCAGCTGCACCGGCACCACCGGATTCACCTTGGCCGGGTCACCGCCCTTGTCGGCGATCGCATCACGCAGGCCGGCCAGGTCGACCAGTGCGGTCTGGCCGAGGATGTCGTGGCACACAACGCGCGCCGGAAACCACGGGAAATCGAGGTCCCGGCGGCGCTCGATCAGCTGCTTCAGCGAATCCCCGAGCGTGGCCGGATCGCAGCGGCGCACCAGGTTCTCGGCCAGCACGCGCGAGGTGTACGGCAGGGTGGCATAGGCGCCGGGCTGGATCGCATCGACAGCGGCGCGCGCGTCGAAATAATCCAGCGCGCTGCCGGGGAGGTTCTTGCGGTAATCGGTATTCATGGGCTGGCGGAGTGCTTGGGGCGGGCCGGGTGCCGGCGGTGCGGCGGCGAAAGCATCCGGCCGGCACGCGGCCGGCCGGATGGGTACAGCAGGTGGATCAGACGCGCTTGTCGATGGCGACGAAGTCGCGGTCTTCCGGACCGATGTAGTTGGCGCTCGGGCGGATGATCTTGCCGTCGATGCGCTGCTCGACGATGTGCGCGCTCCAGCCGGCGGTGCGGGCGATCACGAACAGGGGAGTGAACATCGCGGTCGGCACGCCCATCATGTGGTAGCTGACGGCACTGAACCAGTCCAGGTTCGGGAACATCTTCTTGATGTCCCACATCACCGATTCCAGGCGCTCGGCGATGTCGTACATCTTCATGCTCGACTGCTCTTCGGACAGCTCGCGGGCCACGTCCTTGATCACCTTGTTGCGCGGATCGGAGACGGTGTAGACCGGGTGGCCGAAACCGATCACCACTTCCTTGCGCTCGACGCGGGCCTTGATGTCTTCCTCGGCCTCATCGGGAGTGTCGTAGCGCTTCTGCACTTCGAACGCCACTTCGTTGGCGCCGCCATGCTTCGGGCCGCGCAGCGCGCCGATGCCACCGCAGATCGCGCTGTACATGTCGCTGCCGGTGCCGGCGATGACGCGGCAGGTGAAGGTCGAGGCGTTGAACTCGTGCTCGGCGTACAGGATCAGCGAGGTGTGCATCGCCTTCACCCACGACTCCTGCGGCTTCTCGCCGTGCAGCAGGTGCAGGAAGTGGCCACCGATCGAGTCGTCGTCGGTTTCCACGTCGATGGCGCGGCCGTTGTGGCTCCAGTGGTACCAGTACAGCAGCATCGAACCGAGGCAGGCCATCAGCTTGTCGGCGATGTCACGCGCGCCCGGATGGTTGTGGTCGTCCTTCTCCGGCGCCACGCAGCCGAGCACGGACACGCCAGTGCGCATCACGTCCATCGGGTGCGCCGACGGCGGCAGTTCTTCCAGCGCGGCCTTCACCGCGGCCGGGATGCCACGCAGCGACTTCAGCTTGGCCTTGTACGAAACCAGCTCGGCGCGGGTCGGCAGCTTGCCGTGCACCAGCAGGTAGGCGATTTCCTCGAACTCGCTGGTGTTGGCCAGGTCCAGGATGTCGTAGCCACGGTAGTGCAGGTCGTTGCCACTGCGGCCCACGCTGCACAGCGCGGTGTTGCCGGCAGCGGTGCCGGACAGGGCGACGGACTTCTTCGGCTTGAAGGTCGGGGTTGCGGTCGTATCGTTCATGTTTCCCTCCGAAAACTTGATGGTGCAGGGTACTGCTTATTTCTTGGCGGCGAACAGTGCGTCGAGCTGCTGCTCGAAGGCGTGGTAGCCGATGCGGTCGTACAGTTCTTCGCGGGTCTGCATGGTTTCCACCACGCTGCGCTGGTGTCCATCGCGGCGCACCGCTTGGTAGACGTTTTCGGCGGCCTTGTTGGCCGCACGGAACGCCGACAGCGGGAACAGCTGGATGGCGACGCCAGCCGAGGCCAGTTCGTCGCGGCTGAACAGCGGGGTGGCACCGAATTCGGTGATGTTGGCCAGCACCGGCACCTTCACCGCGTCGACGAAGCGGCGGTAGGTATCCAGGTCGTAGGCGGCCTCGGCGAAGATGCCATCGGCACCGGCCTCGACACAGGCGATGGCGCGCTCGATGGCCTTGTCCACGCCGTCCACCTGGATGGCGTCGGTACGTGCGATCAGGAAGAAGTCCGGATCGGTCTTGGCATCGGCGGCCGCCTTCACCCGGTCGACCATTTCACCCTGCGAGACGATCTCCTTGCCCGGGCGGTGACCGCAGCGCTTGGCGCCGACCTGGTCCTCGATGTGGCAGGCGGCCGCGCCGGCCTTGATCAGCGACTTCACGGTACGCGCGATGTTGAACGCGCTCGGGCCAAAGCCGGTGTCGATGTCGACCATCAGCGGCAAGTCGCAGACATCGGTGATGCGGCGCACGTCCACCAGCACGTCTTCCAGGGTGTTGATGCCCAGGTCCGGCAGGCCCAGCGAGCCCGCGGCAACGCCGCCACCCGACAGGTAGATGGCGCGGAAGCCGGCGCGCTTGGCCAGCAGGGCGTGGTTGGCGTTGATCGCGCCGATCACCTGCAGCGGCGATTCGGCAGCCAGCGCCTCACGGAAGCGGGCACCGGCGGAAAAAGGAGTGGAAGCAGTCATGCGGCAATCCAGGTTGAAGAACGGATGGGTAGGCGCAAGCACCATGCCAAGCTGCAAGCCGTTGATTTCACTGGAATGACCGTCGCACCATGGTGAAACATATGAAACACTGAAACAGATGTATCATGAAACATTCCACCCGACCCCACCCGCCATGTACCTGCCCCGCTCACCCCTGCGCCATGCCGATGCCGACCCCGGCCGCCCGGTGATCTGGACGGTCAGCGTCTCGCGGCTGACTGGCCTGCTCGGCGACGTCATTCCCGAGTTCGACCGCCGCGCGCGCATCGAGCAGATCAATCTCGGCTTCGAGGAAGCGGTGGAGGTGATCGGCCAGCGCCTGCGCCGCGAGCATTGCGATGTGGTGATTGCCGGCGGCTCCAACGCCGCCTGGCTGCGCGGCCGGCTGGAGCTGCCGCTGGTGCCGATCCAGGCCAACGGCTTCGACCTGATGGAAGCACTGGCCCGTGCCCGCCGCATCGCCAGCCGCATCGGCCTGGTCACCCACGCCAGCGACGTGCCGGTGTTCAGCAACTTCCAGCAGAGTTTCGGCCTGGATATCGAGCATCGCCGTTTCGTCACCCGCGAGGACGCGCGCGACTGCATCGCCGATCTGCGCGCCAACGGCATCGAAGTGATCGTCGGCACCGGCATGGCCATCGACCATGCCGAGCAGGCCGGGCTGCCCGGGGTGCTGCTGTATTCGGCCGACTCGGTGCGGCAGGCGTTCGAACATGCGCTGGAACTGACCCAGACCCTGGCACGTTCCGGCAGCAACCGCCCTGCCCCGCGCCGGCGCCCGGCAGCGCGTGCCGATGCGCATGAACTGCTCGGCGACAGCGACGCGATGGCGCAGGTGCGCGCGCAGATCGCGCTCTACGCCCCACATGACAGCACCGTGCTGGTCAGCGGCGAAACCGGCACCGGCAAGGAACTGGTGGCGCGCCAGCTGCACGCCGCCAGCGGTCGTCGCGGACGCTTCGTGGCACTGAACTGCGGCGCGATCAGCGAATCGCTGCTGGAAGCGGAGCTGTTCGGCTACAGCGATGGCGCCTTCACCGGCGCACGCCGTGGCGGCCGCGTCGGCCTGGTTGAAGCCGCAGACGGCGGTACGCTGTTCCTGGATGAGATCGGCGAACTGCCGCTACCACTGCAGACCCGCCTGCTACGTGTGCTGGAGGAACGTGAAGTGCTGCGTGTGGGTGCCACCGAACCGACACCGGTGGACCTGCGCGTGGTCGCCGCCACCCTGCAGTCGCTGGAGCAGCGCGCGGCCGTCGGCAGCTTCCGCCGCGACCTGTACTACCGCTTGGCAGCGCTACGCATTGCCCTGCCCTCGCTACGTGCCCGGCGCGGTGACATCCCGCTGCTGGCACAACATTTCTTCCGCCAGCTGCGTGGCATCGACGCGCCATTGGATGAGGATGCGCTGGCGGTGCTGACCGCCGCCGAGTGGCCAGGCAACGTGCGTGAGCTGCGTAATCTGGTGGATCGCCTGCGCATCCACTGGCAGCCAGGAGAAGGCCTGATTGATGCCGCGCGACTGCTGCAGCTGGCACCCGAGCTTGTGAATGAAGGTGTCGCGGCATTGACGGTGGAAAGCAACGGCAAGCGGCCACCGCGTGCGCAGCTGGAAACACTGCTGCAGGAACACCGCAATGACCGCGAGGGGATGGCGCAGGCGCTGGGCGTCTCACGCACCACGCTATGGCGCTGGCTGCGCGCGGAGGGCTTGTAACCACTCGTTGTCTGGTGGGTGCGAACCCTGGTTCGCACCGCTCTTCCGTCAAGCATCTCGTCCACGCATGGCGTGGATCTACCGGAACACACCAGATGCTACAGACGCGCTCCGGCTGCGTGCGGACGAGGAACGCTCACCGCGCCCAACGCGCCTCGAAGGCGAACCGACCGCTCCCCACCGCAGCAATCCACAGCAACAGCACGCCCAGCGGCACTTCGCTGAGGTAGAAGAACCAGCTCAACCAGTCCGGCACGCTCAGCCCCGCAGGAATGCGCGCTATGCCATCGGTAAGCGCCGCCACCGCGCAGATCCCCGCCAGCAGCAGGGCCGAAGGCCGGCTGAGCAGGCCCAGCACCAACATCCCGCCGGCGATCCATTCGATGCCGCCGAGGACCGGCGCACTGAACAGCGGGAACGGAATGCCCGCATCAACCAGCGTGTGCACCATGCGCTCGCGCCCCGCGTCGGTGAACACCTTGTTCCAGCCGGATACGCAGAACATCACGCCGGCGACGATGCGGGCAAGCAGCAGCAGGAAGGCTTCCACGCCGCGGCGCGGTGGAGGCACGGCAAACAGACAACGCCAGGAAGGCACGGCAATTCCGGAAGTCGAGAACATTCGTTGGAGTGTGCCGGTTGGTTGCCTGCCGGCAGATGAAGCGCATGGGCCCGAATGCGACAATCCGCTCTTGTAGAGTCGAGCCATGCTCGACTGCTTTACGCGCCAGAGCAAAAGCAGCCGAGCATGGCTCGGCTCTACAACAGCCGCCCGTCGGCCAGCAGCAGCTCGATTTCCTCCACCTGCACCACCGGCACCTGCCACGGGTGATGCGGCACGATGCCCTGTTCGAAGATGCGCTGCAGCCGCTGCGGATTACGAGGCAGGCAGAACTCCAGACGCACGCTGTCGACCACCTCGGTGCGACCCGCCTCACCCTGCCCGGGCGACGCGCCCACGCGCGGACGGAACTGCTCGAACCCCGGCGCCGACCACCACATTCCGTGCTCGTAGTCGCCGGCCGCCAGCGCGTCCACTGCGAGGATGCCCTGCTTCACCGCATCCAGTGCTGCCGGCGGCACGAACACCACCACACGGTACAGCGGCAGGCGTTGCATCGCGCAGCCTTACGGATACAGCAGGCGCTTGCTCCAACGCCCTTCGGCACCGGCTTCATAGCACCAGCGTTCATGCAGGCGGAACTGCGCGCCGTACCAGAACTCGATGCGGTCGGGCACCACGCGCAGGCCGCTCCAGCCATCCGGGCGCGGCACGTCCTTGCCCTCGAAGCGGGCTTCGATCTCGGCCACGCGCGCGTCGAATTCCTCGCGCGTCGACAGCGTCTTCGACTGCTGCGAGGCCCAGGCGCCGATCTGGCTCATGCGCGGGCGGCTGGCGAAATAGGCGTCGGCCTCGGCGTCGGCAACCTGCTCGACACGGCCTTCGATCCGCACCTGGATGCCGGCCTCGCGCAGGCTGCGCCACAGGAACAGCAGTGCAGCCTGCGGATTGGCCTGCAGTTCCTGGCCCTTGTGGCTGTCCAGGTGGGTGTAGAAGACGAAGCCGCGCTCGTCGAAGGCCTTCAGCAGCACGGTACGCGCCGAGGGACGGCCCTGCGTATCGGCGGTGGCCACGGTCATCGCGTTCGGCTCGACCTCGCGGCTCTGCTTGGCCTCTTCGAACAGGCCGGCAAACGTGGACAGGGCTTCGGCGTACAGGTCGCTCATGATTGCGTTCTTCTCACACGGATTGGGCTATTGTGGCTGCATGGCCGCTGCTGCGTATATGCCCCAGGTGAAAGGATTCCCCGAAACATTGGCCGAGCAGGCGCTGGATGATGCGCTGGACAGCGGTGCAGCGGTTCCAGTATTGGCGATCAGCGGCCTGCAGGGGAGTGGCAAATCGACGCTGGCCGCGCAGGTGGTGGCGCGCGCCCAGGCACGCGGCCTGAACGCGGCCACGCTGTCGATCGATGACGTCTACCTCACCCGTGCACAGCGCCAACGGCTGGCCCGCCAGGTGCACCCGTTGCTGATCACCCGCGGCCCGCCCGGCACCCACGACCTGCCGCTGGCCCACGCCGTGCTGGACGCCGTGGCCGCACGCAAGCTCTTCGCCATGCCGCGCTTCGACAAGCTGGCCGATGAACGCCTGTCCGAAGCGCAATGGCCGCAGCTGCAGCAACCATTGGACCTGCTGGTATTCGAGGGCTGGTTCCTGGGCACGCCCGCGCAGCATGACGATGCGCTGGACAGCCCGCTGAACGCGCTGGAACGCGAGGCCGACGCCGATGGCCGATGGCGTCGCTGGTGCAACCAGGCACTGGCCCGTGACTACCCGGCGCTGTGGCAGCGCTGCGACCGCCTGTGGTTCCTGCAGCCGCCGGATTTTTCGGTGGTGCCGCGCTGGCGCTGGCAGCAGGAGCAGAACCTGCAGGCCGCGCAGCCGGGCCGGCACGGAATGAGCCGGCCACAGCTGGAGCGCTTCGTGCAGTACTACGAGCGGGTCAGCCGGCAGGCACTGCGCGCCCTGCCCGGCCTGGCCGACCACGTGGTGGTGCTGGACGGCCAGCGCCAGGTGCAGGACGTGCGCTGAGCGCGCCTACTCCACCAGGAAGGTCACCCGCAGGTTGACCCGCCATTCGGTGATCTCGCCGCTGCCGTTGGTGACCACCTTGGTCTCGTTCACCCAGGCGCCCTGGATGCCCTTGACCGTCTCGGAGACCTTCTTCAGCCCGCTGCGTACGGCGTCTTCCACGCTCTTCGGCGAGGAGGCGGTGATTTCGATGACCTTGGCGACCGTCATGGCCTGTACTCCGGCTGGCGCGGGAGACCCCGCAGGAACGCCTACCCTGACGTGAAGAACGTAAAGGCCAGGGCACGGAGGTGTTAGCATCAGAGGGCATGAATCCTGCTCCGAACCTGATCCTGATCGGCCCGATGGGCGCCGGCAAAACCTGCATCGGCCGTCGCCTGGCCGAGCGATTCACGCTGGACTTCGTCGATGTCGACCAGGCCATCGTCGATGCCGCCGGCGCCAGCATTCCGACCATCTTCGAGCACTCCGGCGAAGCCGGCTTCCGCAGCCATGAACGCCAGGCGCTTGCGCGGGTGCTGGAAGGCCGCGGCCAGCTGGTCTCCACCGGTGGTGGCGCGGTACTGGATCCGGACAACCGTGCACTGATCGCCCGGCGCGGCTTCGTGGTCTATCTGCGGGTCAGCGTGGCCGAACAGCTGGAGCGCCTGGCCCGCGACAAGGGCCGGCCGCTGCTGCAGCGTCCGGACCGCGAGCAGGTGCTGCACGATCTGGCCGCACACCGCGACCCGCTGTACCGCGAGCTGGCCGACCTCATCCTCGACACCGACCCGTACACCGCTGCCGATGCGACCGCCCAGCTGGTGGTCAAGCTGGCCACGCAATGGCAGCGCCAGGACCTGACCGCATGACCTCCCCCGCCCTGCTGCAGGTCGCCGTTGGCGGCGACCGCCCCTACTCCATCACCATCGGCGCCGGTGCCCAGGCCGACGGCACCGCGCTGGCCTCGCACGTGCGCGGCCGTCATGTGCTGCTGCTCAGCGACAGCGAAGTCGCCCCGCGCTATCTGGCGTCGGTCAAACAGACGCTGCTGGCCGCACGCCCGGACCTGATCATCGGCGAGCACGTGCTGGCCGCCGGCGAAGCCTCCAAGACCCTGGCCGAGTTCGGCCGCGCGATCGAAGCGCTGGCCGCGCTTGGCGCCACCCGCGACGCCTGCGTGTTCGCCCTGGGCGGCGGCGTGGTCGGTGACCTTGCCGGTTTCGCTGCCGCCTGCTGGATGCGCGGGGTGGACTGTCTGCAGCTGCCGACCACCCTGCTGGCGATGGTTGATTCGTCGGTGGGCGGCAAGACCGCGGTCGACATCCCGGCCGGCAAGAACCTGGTCGGCGCCTTCCATCCTCCGCGTGCGGTCATCGCCGATACCCGCGTACTGACCACCCTGCCGCCGCGCGAGCTGCGCGCCGGCCTGGCCGAAGTGGTGAAGTACGGTGCACTGGGCGACGCGGTGTTCTTCGAATGGCTACAGCAGCATGCCGATGCACTGCTGGCCAGCGAAGACGCAGTGCTGGCCGAAGCCATCGCGCGCAGCTGCCGGCACAAGGCCGCCATCGTCGAACGCGATCCGTTCGAGAAGGGCGAGCGTGCCCTGCTCAACCTCGGCCACACCTTCGGCCACGCCATCGAGACCGAACAGGGCTATTCGGCCCCGGGCCGCGATGCGCTGAACCATGGCGAGGCGGTGGCGGTGGGCATGGTGCTGGCGGCGAAGCTGTCCACCGACCTGGGCCTGGCCGACGATGCCGACCGCGCACGCCTGCAGGCCCTGCTTGAGCGCCTCGGCCTGCCGGTGGCGATCCCGGCCGGGCTGGACCCGCAGGCCCTGCTCGGCCGCATGCGTCTGGACAAGAAGAACGTGGCTGGCCGCCTGCGCCTGGTGCTGTGGCGCGGCATGGGCCGCGCCGAAGTGGTGCCGGACGTGGATGAGGCGGCGGTGCTGAAGGTGCTGGGCGCGGCCTGACCGTTTCCGCGTTCGCCGGGCATGGCCCGGCGCTACCGGGGAGGTTTCATGACGTTGCCGGCCAGCGGCCGGCACGACCGCGTTGCGGCCGGGGTCACCCTGGCCCCGCTACAATCTGCACCATGCACGTCTACCTGCAACATCCCGGCGCCGGTGCGCAGGCACCGCGCTTCCTGCGCCTGAGCCTGCTGCCGGACCTGTTCGGCGGCTGGGAGCTGCTGCGCGAGAGCGGCCGCGTCGGCAGCCGCTCGCAGCTGCGGCGCGAACTGTTCCTGCAGGCCGACGAAGCCCGCCGCGCCTTCGAGAAGGCCCGCGATGCCGAACTGCATCGCGGCTTCCAGATCCTTTCGCACGGCGACTGACGCCGCTGCCAACTTTCGTCCAAGGAATGCCCATCGTGACCAGCCCTCTCCGCAACGATCGCCTGCTGCGCGCCCTGCGCCGCGAACCGGTGGACTGCACCCCCGTCTGGCTGATGCGCCAGGCCGGACGCTACCTGCCGGAGTACCGCGCGACCCGGGCCAAGGCCGGCAGCTTCCTGGCCATGGCCAAGAATCCGGAGATCGCCTGCGAAGTCACCCTGCAGCCGCTGCGCCGCTTCCCGCTGGACGCGGCCATCCTGTTCTCGGACATCCTCACCATTCCCGATGCGATGGGCCTGGAGCTGTACTTCGTCGAAGGCGAAGGCCCGAAGTTCCGCCATCCGGTACGTGATGAAGCGGCCATCGCCAAGCTGGCGGTGCCGGACATGGAACAGGACCTGGGCTACGTGATGGATGCGGTTCGCCTGATCCGCCGCGAGCTGGACGGCCAGGTGCCGCTGATCGGCTTCTCCGGCAGCCCGTGGACGCTGGCCTGCTACATGGTGGAAGGTGGCGGCAGCAAGGATTTCGCACGCATCAAGGCGATGGCGCTGAACCATCCGCAGGCCCTGCACCGCCTGCTGGAGGTCACCACCGACGCGGTGATCGCCTACCTCGGCGCGCAGCGCGCGGCCGGTGCGCAGGC
This portion of the Stenotrophomonas sp. WZN-1 genome encodes:
- the hemE gene encoding uroporphyrinogen decarboxylase is translated as MPIVTSPLRNDRLLRALRREPVDCTPVWLMRQAGRYLPEYRATRAKAGSFLAMAKNPEIACEVTLQPLRRFPLDAAILFSDILTIPDAMGLELYFVEGEGPKFRHPVRDEAAIAKLAVPDMEQDLGYVMDAVRLIRRELDGQVPLIGFSGSPWTLACYMVEGGGSKDFARIKAMALNHPQALHRLLEVTTDAVIAYLGAQRAAGAQALQVFDTWGGVLSPAMYREFSLRYLQRIAQGLDRGEGSERTPLILFGKGTGLHLEALSQTGADALGLDWTLDLDEAMRRTGGRVALQGNLDPTTLYASPDAIAAAAARVLDTYAAGNGGSREGHVFNLGHGMSPDMDPAHVQVLVDAVHAHSQR